The genomic stretch GTGAATGCTCCGCAGCCTGTCGCTGAACTGCTGGTGGGCTGGATGGGCCCCTTCCATGAGGGCAGGGAGTGGCTCCAGCGCGATGAGGCCCAGCGCTCCATCGGCCTGGCGATGCAGACCCTGATGCTGGCAGCCACCGGCATGGGCTACCAGAGCTGCCCGATGATCGGCTTCGAGATCGAAAAGCTGGCTGAGCTGATCCGCCTGCCGGCAGACCATGTGATGGGTCCGATGGTGGCGATCGGCAAAGGCACCCAGGACCCCTGGCCCAGACCGGGGCAGCTGGCGCTCGAGGACCTGGTGGTCGAGAACGGATTCTGACCCTGGCAGGAGTTGAGAGGATCGAAACGACTTCGCTTCGATGGCTCAGGAACCAGCACCGAAAAGAGCAGACGTCACATGTGATCTGGAGAGGCCGGGGATGAAGGATTTTCGACTCGATGGCCAGAGGGCGTTGATTTCCGGAGGTTCCAAGGGCCTGGGTGCGGCAATCGCTGAACGATTCTCCGAAGCCGGAGCAGACATCGGCGTGATCGGCAGGGACAGGGAGGGACTGAGAAGGATCCAAGAGATCGTCGAGAACAATCATCGCAACTGCTGGGTGATCGAAGAAGACGTGTCGTCGATCAAGGGAGCGGGACGAGCAGGTGAAAAAGCACTGGCTCTTTCCTCGCAATGGGATGTCCTTGTCAATAATGCCGGCATCGCCAGGGTCCAGTCGATCCTTGAAACCAGCCAGGACGACTGGAGTGATGTATTTTCAGTCAATCTTCGCTCGGTCTTGCTTCTTTCTCAGGCCATTGTTCCCCAGATGATCAAGAGGGGACACGGCAAGGTGGTCAACATCTCATCGATTGGAGCCTTCATCGGCACTCCTGGATTAGGCGCCTATGCGGCATCAAAGGCAGCCCTCAACCAACTGACCAGGACCATGGCCGTTGAATGGGGTCCACACAATATTCATGTCAACGCTCTCTGTCCAACGGTCATCCTGACCGAAATGGGCCATGACATCTGGGACAGTCCTTCCATGGAAAAACCCAGACGGGAGAAAGAGCAAAGAATACCCCTGCATCGCTTTGGAGAACCGTCAGAAGTAGCCAATGTGGCCCTGTTTCTGGCCAGTGCCGCATCGGATTTTGTCCAGGGAGTCTCTCTTCCTTTGGATGGAGGCTTGACCATCGCTCCTTAGAGCGCCTGCAGGCCGACCTCGGCGATGACCATGACCGGGGCTCGTCCCTGATCTGCAGCGACTCGGAGAGCCGACTACTCAGACAGCGAATCCCTGGGCGTCGAGCCACTCAGCCTGGCCCCTCAGCCGCTACGGATTGTGTTGGGCGCCTGCTCCCCCCGGCGGTGCTGCATACGGTCGAGAGGGGTGACTCCAGCCCACGTCGCTTGTCAGGAGACCGTCGATGACCGCCATCAGCCAGTGCCCGTTTGCTGGCCGCACCGGAGCACCCACCACGGCCGGGGATCAGTCGAACCGGCAGTGGTGGCCCAACCAGCTCAACCTGGGGATCCTGCACCAGCACGCGCCGGCCTCCAATCCGCTCGGGGCGGAGTTCAACTACGCCGAGGCCTTCAACGAACTGGATTTCGCCGCCGTGAAGCGGGATCTCCACGCCCTGATGACCGACTCCCAGGACTGGTGGCCCGCCGACTGGGGCCACTACGGCGGTCTGTTCATCCGCATGGCCTGGCACAGCGCCGGCACCTACCGCATCAGCGACGGCCGCGGCGGTGGCGGCACCGGCAACCAGCGCTTCGCCCCGATCAACAGCTGGCCCGACAACGGCAACCTCGACAAGGCCCGCCGCCTGCTCTGGCCGATCAAGCAGAAGTACGGCAACCGTCTCTCCTGGGCCGATCTGATCATCCTCACGGGCAACTGTGCCCTCGAGTCGATGGGCTTCCCCACCTTCGGCTTCGGGGGCGGCCGCGAGGACATCTGGCAGCCGGAAGAGGACATCTACTGGGGCAAGGAAACCACCTGGCTCGGCGATGAGCGCTACAGCGGCGATCGGGAGCTGGAGCAGCCCCTGGGGGCCGTGCAGATGGGCCTGATCTACGTGAATCCCGAAGGCCCCAACGGTGAACCGGACCCTGTGGCCTCCGGGCGGGACGTCCGCGAAACCTTCGACCGCATGGCCATGAACGACGAGGAGACCGTCGCCCTGGTGGCCGGTGGTCACACCTTCGGCAAGGCCCACGGCGCCGGATCCCCGGATCTGATGGGACCGGAACCGGAAGGGGCCCCGATCGAGGAGCAGGGGCTGGGCTGGCACAACCGGTTCGGCAGCGGCAAGGGGGCCGATGCCACCACCAGCGGCATCGAAGGGGCCTGGAAGCCCAACCCCACCACCTGGGACCGGGGCTATTTCGAGATGCTCTTCGGCTACGAGTGGGAACTGGAGAAAAGCCCGTACGGCGCCTGGCAGTGGCGGGCGAAGGATGTGCGCGAGGAGCACCTGATCCCGGACGCCCACGATCCATCGAAGCGGCACCGGCCGATGATGACCACGGCCGATCTGTCGCTGCGCTTCGATCCGATCTACGAGCCGATCGCCCGCCGCTTCCACCAGGACCAGCAGGCCTTCGCCGACACCTTCGCCCGCGCCTGGTTCAAGCTCACCCATCGCGACATGGGGCCCAAGGCGCTCTACCTCGGTCCTGAGGTGCCAGCCGACGATCTGATCTGGCAGGACCCGCTCCCCGCCGTCGACCATCCGCTGATCGGCCCCGCCGCCATCGCCGAGCTGAAGGCCCGGGTGCTGGCCTCCGGGCTCACGACGGCGGAGCTGGTGGCCACGGCCTGGGCCTCGGCCTCCACCTTCCGCGGCTCCGACAGGCGCGGCGGCGCCAACGGCGCCAGGATCCGCCTGGCCCCCCAGAACGGCTGGGAGGTGAACCAGCCCGAGCAGCTGACCCGGGTGCTGGGCGTGCTCGAAGGAATCCAGCGGAGCTTCAACACCGCCCAGACCGATGGCACCCGGGTGTCCCTGGCGGATCTGATCGTGCTGGCGGGATGTGCCGCCGTGGAAGCGGCGGCGCGAGCCGCAGGCCACGCGGTGGAGGTGCCCTTCAGCCCGGGCCGCACCGATGCCAGCCAGGAGCAGACCGATGCCGCCTCCTTCGCGGTGCTGGAGCCCCAGGCCGACGGCTTCCGCAACTACCAGAAGCAGGCCTTCAGGGTGCGGGCCGAGGAGCTCTTGATCGACCGGGCCCAGCTGCTCAGCCTGAGTGCGCCGGAGATGACGGTGCTGGTGGGTGGCCTGCGGGTTCTGGGGGCCAATGCCGGCGGCTCAGCCCATGGCGTGTTCACCCACCGCGTCGGCACCCTCAGCACCGACTTCTTCGTGAACCTGCTGGATATGGCCACGGTGTGGACGCCCAGTTCCGAAGCCGCGGACACCTTCGAGGGGCGCGATCGCCACAGCGGCGAACTGCGCTGGAGGGGCACCCGGGTGGATCTGGTGTTCGGCTCCAACTCCCAGCTGCGGGCCCTGGCGGAGGTCTATGCGCAGAACGACGCGCCGGCGAAGTTCGTGGCCGATTTCATCGCGACCTGGTGCAAGGTGATGAACCTGGATCGCTTCGACCTGCGCGCTGCCGGCCAGAGTGGATGAGCTGCCCTCCCAGGCCCTGCTGCTGAGCCGGATCCTGCCGGAACCCCCGGCCTCGGGGGAAGGATTGCGGCTGGCGCTCTGGCAGGGCGAGGGGCGGGCCGGCACTCAGGCGGCCGTGGAGGAGAACCTGCAGCGGCTCGAGCAGGTGTGCGCGACCGCCGCCGGCTGGGGTGCGCAGCTGCTGGCCTTCCCGGAGCTGTACCTCAGTGGCTACGCCAGCGATCCTGCTCGGGTACGGCAGCTGGCGGAACCCCTCGACGGCCCCAGCCTGGAGCGGGTGGCGGCCTGTGCCCGGCGCCAGGGGCTGGCCATCGCCTGCCCCTACGCCGAGCGGGCCCGGGTG from Synechococcus sp. CBW1107 encodes the following:
- a CDS encoding nitroreductase family protein produces the protein MDVIDAIYARRAVKHFDPSHRLTAEEERRLLEATIQAPTSFNIQHWRFVILRDPALRATIRRDYGNDQAQITDASLLVLFTADMKAWSKQPERYWVNAPQPVAELLVGWMGPFHEGREWLQRDEAQRSIGLAMQTLMLAATGMGYQSCPMIGFEIEKLAELIRLPADHVMGPMVAIGKGTQDPWPRPGQLALEDLVVENGF
- a CDS encoding SDR family NAD(P)-dependent oxidoreductase produces the protein MAQEPAPKRADVTCDLERPGMKDFRLDGQRALISGGSKGLGAAIAERFSEAGADIGVIGRDREGLRRIQEIVENNHRNCWVIEEDVSSIKGAGRAGEKALALSSQWDVLVNNAGIARVQSILETSQDDWSDVFSVNLRSVLLLSQAIVPQMIKRGHGKVVNISSIGAFIGTPGLGAYAASKAALNQLTRTMAVEWGPHNIHVNALCPTVILTEMGHDIWDSPSMEKPRREKEQRIPLHRFGEPSEVANVALFLASAASDFVQGVSLPLDGGLTIAP
- the katG gene encoding catalase/peroxidase HPI, with protein sequence MTAISQCPFAGRTGAPTTAGDQSNRQWWPNQLNLGILHQHAPASNPLGAEFNYAEAFNELDFAAVKRDLHALMTDSQDWWPADWGHYGGLFIRMAWHSAGTYRISDGRGGGGTGNQRFAPINSWPDNGNLDKARRLLWPIKQKYGNRLSWADLIILTGNCALESMGFPTFGFGGGREDIWQPEEDIYWGKETTWLGDERYSGDRELEQPLGAVQMGLIYVNPEGPNGEPDPVASGRDVRETFDRMAMNDEETVALVAGGHTFGKAHGAGSPDLMGPEPEGAPIEEQGLGWHNRFGSGKGADATTSGIEGAWKPNPTTWDRGYFEMLFGYEWELEKSPYGAWQWRAKDVREEHLIPDAHDPSKRHRPMMTTADLSLRFDPIYEPIARRFHQDQQAFADTFARAWFKLTHRDMGPKALYLGPEVPADDLIWQDPLPAVDHPLIGPAAIAELKARVLASGLTTAELVATAWASASTFRGSDRRGGANGARIRLAPQNGWEVNQPEQLTRVLGVLEGIQRSFNTAQTDGTRVSLADLIVLAGCAAVEAAARAAGHAVEVPFSPGRTDASQEQTDAASFAVLEPQADGFRNYQKQAFRVRAEELLIDRAQLLSLSAPEMTVLVGGLRVLGANAGGSAHGVFTHRVGTLSTDFFVNLLDMATVWTPSSEAADTFEGRDRHSGELRWRGTRVDLVFGSNSQLRALAEVYAQNDAPAKFVADFIATWCKVMNLDRFDLRAAGQSG